A window from Drosophila yakuba strain Tai18E2 chromosome 3L, Prin_Dyak_Tai18E2_2.1, whole genome shotgun sequence encodes these proteins:
- the LOC6532831 gene encoding uncharacterized protein LOC6532831 isoform X1: protein MLKLVDRNAGERAQLTSDVATLSVRLAQANFNIAKLQREIERYKADISLAIQLLQCKPDSFVSQKVSSLPIDIQSKVSAYMRLETNSHSDSECSNSGVGVATTASYKVLPASDSPPPSACPFPPTAMVYSMRGIDAANGNTTTNPQQQSNQPTNNNTSNNKDALNNNNVNNNSNNNCNNQTNTNISNNNQGISNPDMISPTIMAKFLEDELKANEVKHCDTCQCSKQDLQVLADVSRSYSVATQTPHQLQLQASGLNEPLTTTQLCLRCHSNLNSPSRTNSPYLMKMVKSSDSVISETKSSVSDLNDMDKLFIPAKKDDLMVNPILGHHRLCERTAIAGQSAEFGNGKLTTSTMMYPTTHLGAYAAEKYLLETSNLGQLRNGYQRRFLDGGGTALQLLNKYEASAVGVVHGELEDESSKPLLSGVSQPSLLEAEQAPPQPSVVPAKLEDVCEPQPNKPVASSAHPGSTAPAAPPSGTQLKSTNSGSVQSLWSNKTSSCEGAKMFETFNRNLIKTIKAENPKYRGPRLCAMRIQQNGQSNILLDNLESIETYTPVIYKRREKLLDEELNDGKDIITSKESNAQSVVEAWQGPAAPHENVALQPVLEPQVETAELEPVEIKPGEQATNPGVNSPKHSANSSSISDAIDYQESVLLRRQQLSRVAEWVQHNTQQLEQRNLQQAPPTSDSNSGTERQSSYSTLDRMDSISIEKLSMDSGYKTTPQQLTNGYPEKSTEDSLSPKTDITSNSLPENPSASVVPPKKTELCTTYYRRTTRSGLPVAYTTVAGAPADSSPPGESTSSGSEALICPEQPTCDILNYKYYPNDTDKTRSVQAELHTTTQNVDIAQMEYNVKQFLLKQNEWSMNGGAAGATPSALLQGSGAAARMLQRRILGPGVGERVRMATPGGAVATKTNKTTSQSSNNLTPHRTETNL, encoded by the exons GAACGCTACAAGGCCGACATTAGCCTGGCCATACAATTGCTGCAGTGCAAGCCGGATAGTTTTGTGTCCCAAAAAGTGTCATCG CTACCAATTGATATTCAATCGAAGGTGTCGGCGTACATGAGACTGGAGACGAACTCCCATTCCGATTCCGAGTGCAGCAATAgcggtgtgggcgtggccaccaCAGCTTCCTATAAAGTGCTTCCGGCCTCCGATTCGCCGCCCCCCTCCGCCTGCCCCTTCCCGCCCACGGCCATGGTGTACTCGATGAGGGGAATCG ATGCCGCCAATGGGAACACGACCACGAATCCTCAACAGCAGTCGAATCAACCCACGAATAACAAtaccagcaacaacaaggacgcactcaacaacaacaatgttaataacaacagcaataacaactgcaacaatcaaacaaatacaaacattAGCAATAATAATCAAGGCATCAGCAATCCCGACATGATATCGCCCACAATAATGGCAAAGTTTTTGGAGGACGAACTGAAGGCGAATGAGGTGAAACACTGCGATACGTGTCAGTGCAGCAAACAGGATCTGCAGGTCCTGGCGGATGTGTCTCGTTCCTATTCGGTGGCCACCCAAACGCCCCATCAGTTGCAGCTCCAAGCATCCGGATTGAATGAACCACTGACAACAACCCAACTTTGCCTGAGATGCCACAGCAATCTTAACTCCCCGTCGCGCACCAACAGTCCATATCTGATGAAGATGGTCAAGTCCAGTGACTCCGTTATATCAGAGACCAAGAGTTCCGTTTCGGATCTGAACGACATGGACAAGCTGTTTATACCGGCTAAAAAGGATGACCTAATGGTGAATCCCATACTGGGACATCATCGACTCTGCGAAAGAACTGCGATTGCGGGACAGAGTGCAGAGTTTGGCAACGGAAAGCTGACCACCTCTACGATGATGTATCCCACCACACATCTGGGTGCCTATGCAGCGGAGAAGTATCTGCTGGAGACGAGTAATCTTGGCCAGCTGCGGAATGGCTATCAAAGGCGGTTTCTGGATGGCGGTGGAACTGCCCTGCAACTCCTAAACAAATACGAAGCCAGTGCCGTGGGCGTAGTCCATGGCGAGCTGGAGGATGAGTCCAGCAAGCCGCTGCTGTCGGGTGTCTCGCAACCCAGTCTGCTGGAAGCGGAGCAAGCTCCTCCTCAGCCATCGGTGGTTCCTGCTAAGCTGGAAGATGTCTGCGAGCCGCAGCCCAATAAGCCAGTTGCTTCATCCGCTCATCCAGGAAGCActgcacctgctgctccaccATCGGGCACGCAGTTGAAGTCAACCAACTCCGGAAGCGTCCAGAGCCTGTGGAGCAACAAGACCAGCAGTTGCGAGGGCGCCAAAATGTTCGAGACTTTCAACAGGAATCTCATCAAAACGATCAAG GCGGAGAATCCTAAGTACCGAGGTCCTCGTCTGTGTGCCATGCGAATACAGCAGAATGGCCAGAGCAACATCCTGCTGGACAATCTGGAGTCCATCGAGACCTACACGCCAGTGATCTACAAGCGGCGAGAGAAGCTGCTGGACGAGGAGCTCAACGATGGCAAGGACATCATCACCAGCAAGGAGAGCAATGCCCAGTCGGTGGTGGAAGCCTGGCAAGGACCTGCAGCTCCACACGAGAATGTTGCCCTACAGCCGGTGCTCGAACCGCAGGTGGAAACTGCCGAGCTGGAGCCAGTGGAGATCAAGCCCGGTGAACAGGCCACCAATCCTGGTGTGAACTCACCCAAGCACTCGGCTAACTCCAGTTCCATAAGCGATGCCATCGACTACCAGGAAAGTGTCCTTCTCAGGCGCCAGCAGCTCAGCAGAGTGGCGGAATGGGTGCAGCATAATACGCAGCAGTTGGAGCAGAGAAATCTGCAGCAGGCTCCGCCCACCAGTGACTCCAACTCCGGAACGGAAAGGCAATCCTCGTACTCCACGCTCGACCGCATGGACTCCATATCCATAGAGAAACTCTCGATGGATTCCGGCTACAAGACCACACCGCAACAACTAACCAATGGTTATCCGGAAAAGTCTACGGAGGATTCCCTTTCGCCCAAGACCGACATCACCAGCAATTCCTTGCCGGAAAATCCATCGGCCAGCGTTGTGCCGCCCAAGAAAACGGAGCTGTGCACCACGTACTACCGGAGAACCACAAGATCGGGACTACCGGTGGCATATACCACGGTGGCCGGCGCGCCAGCCGACTCGAGTCCGCCCGGTGAGTCCACATCCTCCGGTTCAGAGGCACTCATCTGCCCCGAACAGCCCACGTGTGATATACTCAACTACAAGTACTATCCCAATGACACGGACAAAACGCGATCCGTGCAAGCGGAGCTGCACACGACCACCCAGAACGTGGACATTGCCCAGATGGAGTACAATGTGAAGCAGTTCCTGCTGAAGCAAAACGAGTGGTCCATGAATGGCGGAGCAGCTGGTGCCACTCCCAGTGCGTTGCTACAAGGatctggagcagctgctcgCATGCTGCAGCGCAGGATTTTGGGTCCTGGCGTCGGTGAGCGGGTGAGGATGGCCACGCCCGGTGGAGCTGTGGCCaccaaaaccaacaaaaccACCAGCCAGTCATCCAACAACCTGACGCCCCACAGAACTGAAACGAATTTATAA
- the LOC6532832 gene encoding 20-hydroxyecdysone protein — MKPVALILLFLAISQARVLNLPQEAIDIPVAIVEDKEQPVALPLVKEELKEAAKPEEVKPIVQEEKAKYLDEEVKPEIKEIKEQIKEQLNDLEKKPLEIKEKPLEIEEKPLEIEEKPLEIEQKPREIKEEAQLPEIKQETAEIKPETAEIKKETADIKEEPAQNILKSLPADEAVVVPAEELSPNPLEQEQSENQDAAHPQVRQATQATPTQQSTTQGNFVQQLIQNSPIGQFLNQFQPQPAAAAPAPAQAQADDATAAAAPATPAPTVPGFLNPQAAITSAQQAVQNAAQSAVNATTQAFQGIQQFASNLGNQFQNTLSSLTGQQQQQAVSTTPRPPGPIQQFVNNVFGGNNNATAAAPPAQQSGNPLQGIINFLGGNRPQNAPAAAPATQVTDKPAVDDKIDPAKDDEVAEFVPDSENEVRASGESIDDSFEEAGVPANEVIVVNDDAGEDGNAVQNHPVATDAVAL; from the coding sequence ATGAAGCCCGTTGCCTTGATCCTGCTCTTTCTGGCCATCAGCCAGGCCAGAGTGCTGAATTTGCCCCAGGAGGCGATCGATATTCCTGTGGCCATTGTCGAGGATAAGGAGCAGCCAGTAGCTTTACCTTTGGTGAAGGAGGAGTTGAAGGAGGCAGCTAAGCCAGAGGAGGTGAAGCCAATTGTCCAAGAAGAAAAAGCCAAGTATCTCGATGAGGAAGTGAAGCCAGAAATCAAGGAGATTAAGGAGCAGATCAAGGAGCAGCTCAATGATCTTGAGAAAAAACCCCTGGAGATTAAGGAAAAACCGCTGGAGATTGAGGAAAAACCGCTGGAGATTGAGGAAAAACCCCTGGAAATTGAACAGAAGCCTCGGGAAATCAAGGAAGAAGCTCAGCTGCCAGAAATCAAACAGGAGACTGCAGAAATCAAACCTGAGACTGCAGAAATCAAAAAGGAGACTGCAGATATCAAAGAAGAGCCTGCCCAGAATATTTTGAAATCTCTGCCAGCTGACGAAGCCGTTGTTGTGCCTGCCGAGGAGCTGTCCCCGAATCCGTTGGAGCAGGAGCAGTCGGAGAACCAGGACGCCGCCCATCCTCAGGTCCGTCAAGCCACccaggccacgcccacccagCAGAGCACCACCCAGGGCAACTTTGTGCAGCAGTTGATCCAGAACTCACCCATTGGCCAGTTCCTGAATCAGTTCCAGCCGCAGCCAGCTGCTgccgctccagctccagcacAAGCCCAGGCGGATgatgctactgctgctgcggcacCTGCAACTCCGGCACCCACGGTGCCTGGATTCCTGAATCCCCAGGCAGCCATCACCTCCGCCCAACAGGCCGTGCAAAATGCCGCCCAGAGTGCCGTCAATGCCACCACTCAGGCTTTCCAGGGTATCCAGCAGTTCGCCAGCAACTTGGGCAATCAGTTCCAGAACACGCTGTCCAGTTTGAcgggccagcagcagcagcaggcggtgTCCACTACTCCGCGTCCACCGGGTCCCATCCAGCAGTTCGTCAACAATGTGTttggtggcaacaacaatgccacGGCCGCTGCTCCGCCTGCCCAGCAAAGTGGCAATCCCCTGCAGGGTATCATCAACTTCCTGGGTGGCAATCGTCCACAGAATGcaccagctgctgctccagctaCTCAGGTCACCGACAAGCCCGCCGTCGATGACAAAATCGATCCTGCCAAGGATGATGAGGTGGCTGAATTTGTGCCGGATTCCGAGAATGAGGTGCGTGCGAGTGGCGAGAGCATTGATGATTCCTTCGAGGAGGCTGGTGTTCCTGCCAACGAGGTTATTGTGGTCAACGATGATGCCGGCGAGGATGGCAATGCTGTCCAGAATCATCCGGTGGCCACCGATGCAGTGGCTCTCTAA